A genomic segment from Corylus avellana chromosome ca5, CavTom2PMs-1.0 encodes:
- the LOC132181684 gene encoding protein rough sheath 2 homolog has translation MKERQRWQPEEDALLRAYVKQYGPKEWNLLPQRMGQPLQRDPKSCLERWKNYLKPGLKKGSLSPEEQSLVVSLQAKYGNKWKKIAAEVPGRTPKRLGKWWEVFKEKQLKQQQKQKKDSNSSSSAAGAGEYSDCTDGNIPASAVVGSPERVAQGPYDHILETFAEKYVLQPKLYYTFQPLNTNTHMGPVPDPDPVLSLRSANSSSSTTSSVLPSWMNLNPSCTTSSSTTSSPSVSLSLSPSDPIPDPDVNPTRVLPGQQTGTLIQYYKELEEGRQSWVLHKKEATWRLSRLEQQLESEKARKRREKMEEIEAKIMSLREEEMSFVSRIESEYREELNALQRDAESKEAKLVEAWCSKHMMLAKLVEQIPKGMH, from the coding sequence ATGAAGGAGCGTCAGCGGTGGCAGCCAGAGGAAGACGCACTCCTCCGAGCCTACGTGAAGCAATATGGCCCCAAAGAGTGGAACCTCCTCCCCCAGCGCATGGGGCAGCCCCTCCAGCGCGACCCCAAATCCTGCCTCGAGCGCTGGAAGAACTACCTGAAGCCCGGCCTCAAAAAGGGCTCCCTCTCCCCGGAGGAACAGTCCCTCGTCGTCTCCCTCCAGGCCAAGTACGGCAACAAGTGGAAGAAGATCGCCGCCGAGGTCCCAGGCCGCACCCCCAAGCGCCTCGGCAAGTGGTGGGAGGTCTTCAAGGAAAAGCAGCTCAAACAGCAACAAAAACAGAAGAAGGacagcaacagcagcagcagcgcCGCGGGCGCGGGGGAATATTCGGACTGTACCGACGGGAATATTCCGGCGTCAGCGGTGGTGGGTTCTCCGGAGAGAGTTGCTCAGGGTCCGTACGACCACATCTTGGAGACATTCGCAGAGAAGTACGTGCTTCAGCCGAAGCTCTACTACACGTTCCAGCCCCTGAATACGAATACTCATATGGGTCCGGTGCCCGACCCTGATCCGGTTCTGTCTCTCCGGTCCGCAAACTCTTCATCTTCTACGACGTCGTCCGTGCTCCCCTCCTGGATGAACCTGAATCCTTCGTGCACGACGTCGTCCTCCACTACGTCGTCGCCTTCCGTCAGCCTCTCGCTCTCTCCGTCCGACCCGATTCCAGACCCGGACGTGAATCCGACCCGCGTGCTTCCGGGCCAGCAAACGGGTACGCTGATCCAGTACTACAAGGAGCTGGAGGAGGGGAGGCAGAGCTGGGTGCTGCACAAGAAGGAGGCCACGTGGCGGCTGAGCAGGCTGGAGCAGCAGCTGGAGTCGGAGAAagcaagaaagagaagagagaaaatggaggaGATTGAGGCAAAGATAATGTCCTTGAGAGAGGAGGAGATGTCTTTTGTGAGCAGGATTGAGAGCGAGTACAGAGAAGAGCTCAATGCGTTGCAGAGAGATGCCGAGAGCAAAGAGGCCAAGCTGGTGGAGGCATGGTGCAGCAAGCATATGATGCTCGCTAAGCTTGTTGAGCAGATTCCCAAGGGAATGCATTAA
- the LOC132182580 gene encoding allene oxide cyclase, chloroplastic-like has product MACSSPALKTISYPAKLANLTRSHPASSPTCTLLPSKLSNPSLTGSLKLHSTPPQSFSFSLPKRSFMCKSQADPSGSARPTKVHELSVYEINERDRGSPAYLRLSQKSVNSLGDLVPLSNKLYTGDLQKRAGITAGICILIENKAEKKGDRYEAIYSFYFGDYGHISVQGAYLTYEDTYLAVTGGSGIFEGAYGQVKLQQIVFPSKLFYTFYLKGIKADLPEELLGKPVEPSPAVEPSPAARACEPHATLANFTN; this is encoded by the exons ATGGCTTGCTCAAGCCCTGCTTTGAAGACCATTTCTTACCCTGCCAAACTAGCCAATCTAACAAGATCGCACCCAGCTTCTTCACCCACCTGCACACTCCTGCCTTCCAAGCTCTCAAACCCATCTCTCACCGGAAGCCTCAAACTCCACTCGACGCCGCCACAAAGCTTCAGCTTTTCACTTCCTAAAAGATCGTTCATGTGCAAAAGTCAGGCCGACCCATCAGGCTCTGCAAGACCCA CCAAAGTTCATGAACTGTCCGTGTACGAGATCAACGAGCGTGATCGTGGAAGCCCTGCCTACCTCCGGCTGAGCCAGAAATCTGTCAATTCCCTTGGCGATCTCGTCCCTTTAAGTAACAAA TTGTATACCGGGGACCTGCAAAAACGGGCGGGGATCACAGCAGGAATATGCATTTTGATCGAAAACAAAGCGGAGAAGAAAGGTGACAGGTACGAGGCGATCTACAGCTTCTACTTCGGGGACTACGGTCACATATCGGTGCAGGGAGCGTACTTGACCTACGAGGACACGTACTTGGCGGTGACCGGTGGCTCCGGGATCTTTGAGGGCGCGTACGGGCAGGTGAAGCTGCAGCAGATCGTATTCCCCTCCAAGCTCTTCTACACGTTCTACTTGAAAGGCATCAAGGCCGACTTGCCTGAGGAGCTTCTCGGAAAGCCAGTTGAGCCGAGCCCGGCGGTGGAGCCGAGTCCTGCTGCAAGGGCTTGTGAACCCCACGCCACTTTAGCCAATTTCACAAACTAA
- the LOC132181536 gene encoding allene oxide cyclase, chloroplastic-like, translating into MASSSSERPTKVHELYVYEINERDRGSPAYLRLSQKSVNSLGDLVPFSNKIYTGDLQKRLGITAGMCILIENKPEKKGDRYEATFSFYFGDYGHISVQGPYLTYEDTCLAVTGGSGIFEGVYGQVKLQQIVFPFKLFYTFYLKGIAGLPEELLGKPVEPNPAVEPSPAAKACEPQATVANFTN; encoded by the exons ATGGCTTCCTCAAGCTCTGAAAGACCCA CCAAAGTTCATGAGCTGTACGTGTATGAAATCAACGAACGTGATCGTGGCAGCCCTGCCTACCTCCGGTTGAGCCAGAAATCCGTCAATTCTCTTGGCGATCTTGTCCCTTTTAGCAACAAG ATATATACCGGAGACTTGCAGAAGCGGTTGGGAATAACAGCAGGCATGTGTATTCTGATTGAGAACAAACCGGAAAAGAAAGGTGACCGGTACGAGGCCACATTCAGCTTTTACTTCGGAGACTACGGTCACATATCGGTGCAGGGCCCCTATTTGACGTACGAGGATACGTGTTTGGCCGTGACCGGTGGTTCTGGGATCTTTGAGGGGGTGTACGGGCAGGTGAAGCTGCAGCAGATTGTGTTCCCCTTCAAACTTTTCTACACATTTtatttgaagggtattgcaggGTTGCCAGAAGAGCTGCTTGGGAAGCCCGTGGAACCCAACCCAGCTGTCGAGCCGAGCCCCGCGGCTAAGGCTTGTGAGCCTCAAGCCACTGTTGCTAATTTCACCAACTAA
- the LOC132182579 gene encoding allene oxide cyclase, chloroplastic-like, with protein sequence MASLSSAPRTIHSSEKLPFTRSLPTTSPAINTLPFKLSNASLTQTLKIHTIKPKSHSFSLPIRSFTCKSHASPSDSARPTKVQELHLYEVNDLDRGSPAYLRLSKKTVNSLGDLVPFTNKLYTGDLKKQVGITQGLCVLIENKPEKKGDRYEATYSFQFGDYGHLAVRGWYLTYEDTYLSVVGGSGIFEGAYGQVKLQQIVFPFKIFYTFYLRGIKELPEELLVKPVEPNLAIDPFLYYVSHWKPILRVLFSGLSSVPLDKQSA encoded by the exons ATGGCTTCTCTAAGCTCTGCTCCGAGAACCATCCATTCTTCTGAGAAACTGCCATTTACAAGATCTCTACCCACTACTTCCCCCGCCATTAACACACTACCCTTCAAGCTCTCAAACGCATCTCTCACCCAAACCCTCAAAATCCACACCATCAAACCAAAAAGCCACAGCTTTTCACTCCCCATAAGATCATTCACTTGCAAAAGCCACGCCAGCCCATCAGATTCTGCAAGACCCA CCAAAGTTCAGGAGCTGCACTTATACGAGGTCAACGACCTTGATCGTGGAAGCCCTGCCTACCTCCGATTGAGTAAAAAGACCGTCAATTCCCTCGGCGATCTCGTCCCCTTCACTAACAAA TTGTATACCGGTGACCTGAAGAAACAGGTGGGGATCACACAGGGATTGTGTGTTTTGATCGAAAACAAACCGGAAAAGAAAGGTGACCGGTACGAGGCCACCTACAGCTTTCAGTTTGGAGACTACGGTCACTTGGCGGTGAGGGGGTGGTATCTGACATACGAGGACACGTATCTCTCTGTGGTTGGTGGGTCTGGGATCTTCGAGGGGGCGTACGGGCAGGTGAAGCTACAGCAGATTGTGTTccccttcaaaattttctacACGTTTTACCTGAGGGGCATCAAGGAGCTGCCCGAGGAGCTTCTGGTCAAGCCCGTGGAGCCCAACCTAGCCATCGACCCCTTCCTTTATTATGTGTCCCATTGGAAACCTATTTTACGTGTGTTATTTTCAGGGTTATCTTCGGTCCCTCTTGACAAACAAAGTGCATGA
- the LOC132180421 gene encoding AP2/ERF and B3 domain-containing transcription factor RAV1-like — MSGEGTSGSMLMFVSSEIGIEAAESKRLPSSKYKGVVPQPNGRWGAQIYDKHQRVWLGTFDEEEQAAKAYDIAAQRFRGHDAITNFKLSLEASAGEDDVTESYFLSSHSKDEIVDMLRKHSYAYELEQTKYSICGFHGGAAATAGKRVRGGDDQALARREYLFEKVVTPSDVGKLNRMVIPKQQAERYFPLPAENATEGVVLNFEDDMGKVWRFRYCYWSSSQSYVLTKGWTRFVREKSLKAGDRVSFHRSDNKLFIDWRQPNGSGFVGVPDHKVNPSKSVEAVRLVRLFGVNILQAPIS, encoded by the coding sequence ATGTCAGGCGAGGGAACAAGCGGTTCCATGCTTATGTTCGTCTCATCGGAAATCGGCATCGAGGCTGCAGAGTCGAAACGGCTGCCGTCTTCAAAATACAAGGGAGTGGTCCCCCAGCCAAACGGCAGGTGGGGAGCGCAGATATACGACAAGCACCAGCGCGTGTGGCTGGGAACATTCGACGAGGAAGAGCAAGCTGCGAAGGCGTACGACATTGCAGCACAGAGGTTCCGCGGCCACGACGCCATCACGAATTTCAAGCTTTCTCTGGAGGCCTCCGCCGGCGAAGACGACGTCACGGAATCATATTTCCTGAGCTCTCACTCCAAGGATGAGATTGTCGACATGCTCCGTAAACACTCTTACGCGTACGAGCTCGAGCAAACCAAGTACAGCATTTGTGGATTCCACGGCGGCGCCGCCGCCACCGCAGGGAAAAGAGTCAGAGGTGGTGATGATCAAGCCTTAGCCAGGAGGGAGTACCTTTTCGAGAAGGTGGTGACGCCGAGCGACGTGGGGAAGCTTAACCGCATGGTTATACCAAAACAGCAGGCGGAGAGGTATTTTCCGTTGCCTGCTGAAAACGCAACCGAGGGTgtcgttttgaattttgaagatgaTATGGGGAAGGTGTGGAGGTTTAGATATTGCTATTGGAGCAGTAGCCAGAGCTACGTTTTAACCAAAGGGTGGACCAGATTTGTGAGGGAGAAGAGCCTGAAAGCTGGGGATAGGGTTAGCTTTCATCGATCTGATAACAAGTTGTTCATAGATTGGAGGCAGCCAAATGGATCAGGTTTTGTGGGTGTGCCGGATCATAAGGTTAACCCATCAAAATCTGTGGAAGCTGTGAGACTTGTTAGGTTATttggtgtcaatattttacAAGCACCTATAAGCTAG